Proteins encoded by one window of Chloroflexota bacterium:
- a CDS encoding phosphotransferase, with the protein MDRGSWIVDRGSWIVDRGSWIVDRGSWIVDRGSWIV; encoded by the coding sequence GTGGATCGTGGATCGTGGATCGTGGATCGTGGATCGTGGATCGTGGATCGTGGATCGTGGATCGTGGATCGTGGATCGTGGATCGTGGATCGTGGATCGTGGATCGTGGA